One stretch of Equus caballus isolate H_3958 breed thoroughbred chromosome 24, TB-T2T, whole genome shotgun sequence DNA includes these proteins:
- the SERPINA6 gene encoding corticosteroid-binding globulin has translation MLLGLSTCLLWLSTSGLWTIQAEDPDGDMSIRIPHRDLAPSNVDFAFSLYKHLVVSAPGRDVFISPVSISTALAMLSLGTRGHTQIRLLQGLGFNLTEMSEARIHQGFQHLHHVLVESETTSDILMGNALFFDHSLELLESFSADTERYYELEALATDFQDQAIASRQINEYLKNKTQGKIADLFLEPDSPAMLILVNYIFFKGAWAQPFNPESTREEDFYVNETTVVKVPMMSQSSTMNYLNDPVLSCQLVQLDYTSNGTVFFILPEKGKIDIVIDALSRSTLGRWEMSLTRSHVDLHVPKLFLSSTYDLGDILRDRGIADFSGISQEGRLKVVHKAALHLDEKGEESAAPTGIPPNVGSKPLTIRFNRPFIILVFDHFTWSSLFLVKVVNPTEGPAPRSHPAV, from the exons ATGCTGCTTGGCCTGTCCACCTGTCTCCTCTGGCTGTCCACCAGTGGCCTCTGGACCATCCAGGCTGAGGATCCTGATGGTGATATGAGCATTAGAATCCCTCACCGGGACTTGGCTCCAAGCAATGTTGACTTTGCCTTTAGCTTATATAAGCACCTAGTGGTCTCAGCTCCTGGCAGGGATGTCTTCATCTCCCCTGTGAGCATCTCCACAGCCTTGGCCATGCTGTCCCTGGGCACCCGTGGCCACACACAGATCCGGCTTCTTCAGGGCCTGGGCTTCAACCTCACTGAGATGTCTGAGGCCAGGATCCACCAGGGCTTCCAACACCTCCACCACGTCCTTGTGGAGTCAGAGACCACCTCGGACATCCTCATGGGCAACGCCTTGTTCTTTGACCACAGCTTGGAGCTTCTGGAGTCGTTCTCAGCAGACACTGAGCGCTACTATGAGTTAGAGGCCTTAGCTACAGATTTCCAGGACCAGGCCATAGCCAGCAGACAGATCAACGAGTATCTCAAGAATAAGACACAGGGGAAAATCGCGGACCTGTTCTTGGAGCCGGACAGCCCAGCCATGCTCATCTTGGTCAACTACATCTTCTTCAAAG GCGCGTGGGCACAACCCTTCAACCCCGAAAGCACCAGGGAGGAGGACTTCTATGTGAATGAGACAACTGTGGTGAAGGTGCCCATGATGTCCCAGTCAAGCACCATGAACTACCTGAATGACCCCGTGCTCTCCTGCCAGCTGGTACAGCTGGACTACACGAGCAACGGGACCGTCTTCTTCATCCTTCCAGAGAAGGGGAAGATAGACATCGTCATCGACGCGCTGAGCCGGAGCACCCTTGGGAGGTGGGAGATGTCCCTGACCAGAAG CCACGTGGACCTGCATGTCCCGAAGCTCTTCCTCTCCAGCACCTATGACCTCGGGGACATCCTGAGGGACAGGGGCATTGCAGACTTCTCAGGCATCAGCCAAGAGGGCCGGCTGAAG GTGGTCCATAAGGCCGCGCTGCACCTCGATGAGAAGGGCGAGGAGTCAGCTGCCCCCACCGGGATCCCCCCAAACGTGGGGTCCAAGCCTCTCACCATCCGCTTCAACCGGCCCTTCATCATCCTGGTCTTCGACCATTTCACGTGGAGCAGCCTATTCCTCGTCAAGGTTGTGAATCCGACCGAGGGCCCCGCCCCCAGGAGCCACCCCGCCGTCTGA